ATATAAGATCTGCATGACACATGGTGCCGGTTCACGCTTCCGTATTGAGAACAGGATACTGGATAAATTCATTTCGGAGAAACCTGATATAATCATCTTCGGACATTCACATGTCTATCACAACGATATTAAGAACGGAGTTCTCCGCCTGAATCCCGGAGCTGTATGTGAGAGCATGAAGAGAAGATCCATAGCTTTACTTAAACTTGAGAATGGCAAAGAACCGGAAGTTGAAAGAATTTCCGTTTAAGCATTGAATAAATCAAAATGCCCCCGTAGCTCAGCTGGATAGAGCGTCGGCCTCCGGAGCCGGAAGCATGGGTTCGAATCCCGTCGGGGGTACCAAA
Above is a genomic segment from Candidatus Aegiribacteria sp. containing:
- a CDS encoding metallophosphatase family protein, which codes for MKIAVLSDTHIPTRLGALPGRVYEICAECDLILHSGDMVDISVIHDLQRFASVKAVHGNMDPYELRNMYPESLQLEIEGYKICMTHGAGSRFRIENRILDKFISEKPDIIIFGHSHVYHNDIKNGVLRLNPGAVCESMKRRSIALLKLENGKEPEVERISV